A window of Haliscomenobacter hydrossis DSM 1100 contains these coding sequences:
- the prmC gene encoding peptide chain release factor N(5)-glutamine methyltransferase, whose amino-acid sequence MTSFDIFISALLPTFDTREAQSIARIVFEDCFGLQPPQFSHAQLTTAQNEQLQAIQEALLAGQPLQYILGQADFYGLKFKVDPRVLIPRPETEELVEWVLETIKTHYPQQNPSVLDIGTGSGCIPITIAKKTPRATVWGLDVSAAALALAEENAHLNQVEVQWQEQDILNQEAWTSLPIFDLIISNPPYIPQREQVLMPAQVSNHEPHLALFVPDEDPLLFYRSIAAFAQIHLHPTGHLFFECNEYNALEVKQLLEEMGWSDVLLKEDLSGKLRHLGCAR is encoded by the coding sequence ATGACCAGTTTTGACATTTTTATCTCCGCACTCCTACCCACTTTTGATACCCGCGAAGCCCAAAGCATTGCCCGCATTGTGTTTGAAGACTGCTTTGGTCTCCAGCCCCCACAATTTTCCCATGCCCAGCTAACAACTGCGCAAAACGAACAATTACAAGCCATCCAGGAGGCTCTTCTCGCCGGACAACCCTTGCAATACATCCTCGGGCAAGCCGATTTTTATGGCCTGAAATTCAAAGTAGACCCCCGCGTACTCATTCCCCGCCCCGAAACCGAAGAACTAGTCGAATGGGTACTGGAAACCATCAAAACCCACTACCCACAGCAAAACCCGAGCGTGCTCGACATTGGCACGGGCTCCGGGTGTATTCCGATCACGATTGCCAAAAAAACACCCCGTGCAACCGTTTGGGGACTTGACGTCAGCGCAGCTGCCCTGGCTTTGGCCGAGGAAAACGCCCATTTGAATCAGGTGGAAGTGCAGTGGCAGGAACAGGACATCCTGAACCAGGAAGCCTGGACATCCTTGCCAATTTTTGATCTGATCATCAGCAATCCTCCCTACATTCCCCAGCGGGAACAAGTCCTGATGCCTGCACAGGTCAGCAACCATGAGCCCCATTTGGCCTTGTTTGTACCAGATGAAGACCCCTTGTTGTTTTACCGGTCCATTGCCGCGTTTGCTCAAATCCACTTGCACCCCACTGGGCATTTGTTTTTTGAGTGCAATGAATACAATGCACTGGAAGTGAAGCAACTGTTGGAGGAAATGGGCTGGAGTGATGTGCTGTTGAAAGAAGATTTGAGCGGGAAATTGCGGCACCTCGGCTGCGCTCGGTGA
- a CDS encoding exonuclease SbcCD subunit D C-terminal domain-containing protein, which yields MKIIHTSDWHLGQRLLFNERGEEQQMALDWLREVIITEKADALIVAGDIFDNGNPPHPARKLYYNFLTSLLHTTCRHIVVVAGNHDSPGMLDAPRELLEYLNIRVVGAAAEDLQQDCLELKSAKGKLEAIVAAIPFLRDRDLMPSVSGETTLDRIQRIQMGIRQRYQDMGALVEPYLAQNVPIIATGHLYAQGAQASDKQDNIYIGNTENLDVDTLPSVFSYVALGHIHRPQAVSGQERVRYSGSLIPLSFSETKDEKGVYCLEFKGHDLDEIRFLSAPNFRRLKTIQGSLSEVEDKLETFAAKDREGLPAWVEVIVESSTFIPQLDSHLRTFVKDMHLEILKIRLERQYRALDEQVEMLDSLESLDVLEVFRKRAEKDQRTEEEWAELEATFRELVEGLKIP from the coding sequence ATGAAAATCATCCACACTTCCGATTGGCACCTGGGGCAGCGGTTACTCTTCAACGAGCGGGGAGAAGAGCAGCAAATGGCCCTCGATTGGTTGCGTGAAGTCATCATCACCGAAAAAGCCGATGCGCTGATTGTCGCCGGAGACATTTTTGACAACGGCAATCCGCCGCATCCGGCTCGCAAATTGTACTATAATTTTTTGACCAGCCTCTTGCATACTACTTGTCGGCACATCGTGGTGGTGGCGGGCAACCACGATTCACCGGGTATGCTCGACGCGCCGCGTGAGTTGCTGGAATACCTCAACATCCGCGTGGTAGGTGCCGCTGCGGAGGACTTGCAACAAGATTGTCTAGAACTCAAGTCGGCGAAAGGAAAACTCGAAGCCATTGTCGCGGCCATTCCTTTCCTGCGTGACCGTGACCTGATGCCCAGCGTCAGTGGTGAAACCACCCTCGACCGTATCCAACGCATCCAAATGGGCATTCGCCAGCGCTACCAGGACATGGGTGCTTTGGTAGAACCTTATCTGGCGCAAAATGTACCGATTATTGCCACGGGGCACCTCTACGCGCAAGGTGCACAAGCTTCCGACAAACAAGACAACATCTACATTGGCAATACTGAAAACCTGGATGTGGATACCCTGCCCAGCGTTTTTTCCTACGTAGCCTTAGGGCATATACACCGCCCGCAGGCAGTAAGCGGACAAGAGCGGGTGCGTTATTCCGGCTCACTGATTCCCCTCAGTTTTAGTGAAACCAAGGATGAAAAAGGGGTGTATTGCCTGGAATTTAAGGGGCACGATTTAGACGAAATTCGCTTTCTCTCTGCGCCCAATTTTCGTCGCCTCAAAACGATCCAAGGCAGCTTATCGGAAGTGGAGGACAAGCTTGAAACATTTGCCGCCAAAGACCGCGAAGGTTTGCCCGCCTGGGTGGAAGTCATTGTTGAATCAAGCACTTTTATCCCGCAACTCGATAGTCATTTGCGTACTTTTGTCAAAGACATGCACCTCGAAATCCTCAAGATTCGCCTGGAACGCCAGTACCGCGCTCTGGATGAACAAGTCGAAATGCTCGATTCCCTGGAATCCCTGGATGTGCTGGAAGTTTTCCGCAAACGGGCTGAAAAAGACCAACGCACGGAGGAAGAATGGGCCGAATTGGAAGCCACTTTTCGAGAATTGGTGGAAGGCCTAAAAATTCCTTAA
- the typA gene encoding translational GTPase TypA, translated as MELRNIAIIAHVDHGKTTLVDKMIALGKLFKDHERPGELIMDSNDLERERGITILAKNVSIRYKNYKINIIDTPGHSDFGGEVERVLNMADGVLLLVDAFEGPMPQTRFVLQKALEMGKKPIVVVNKVDKENCKPDDVHEAVFDLMVNLDATEEQLDFPTLFGSGKGGWFSPDWKQKTDSIVPLLDAIVEHIPAPHVTEGNTQLLITSLDYSSFIGRIAIGRLNRGTLKDGQFVNLCKKDGAFVKSRVRGLYVFEGFEKMKAEEVTAGEICALVGIEGFEIGDTIADIENPEALPPITIDEPTMSMLFTINDSPFFGQEGKFVTSRHIKERLEKELEKNLALRLMETDSADSWRVFGRGVLHLAVLIETMRREGYELQIGQPQVIMKRIDGQLHEPVEDMTIDLPENVSGKAIEMVTRRKGMMTSMEPKGDRMILRFEIPSRGIIGLRSQMLTATAGEAVMTHRLLSFQPHRGEIPGRTNGSLISKDPGKSIPYSINNLQDRGTFFIGTNEDIYEGQVVGENSRPGDMIINLTVTKKLTNVRASGSDDKIRLIPPRRFTLEEALEYIQEDEYVEVTPANIRLRKIYLKEHERKRSSNKQTVELVEE; from the coding sequence ATGGAACTGCGTAACATTGCTATTATCGCCCACGTAGACCACGGCAAAACGACCTTGGTTGACAAAATGATTGCCCTCGGCAAATTGTTCAAAGATCACGAACGGCCTGGTGAATTGATTATGGACTCCAATGATTTGGAGCGGGAACGTGGCATCACGATCCTGGCCAAAAACGTGTCCATCCGCTACAAAAATTACAAGATTAACATCATTGACACCCCTGGTCACTCCGATTTTGGTGGAGAGGTTGAGCGGGTACTCAATATGGCTGATGGCGTACTTCTCTTGGTAGATGCTTTTGAAGGTCCCATGCCACAAACTCGTTTTGTGTTGCAAAAGGCCCTCGAAATGGGCAAAAAACCAATTGTAGTTGTCAATAAGGTAGACAAGGAAAACTGTAAGCCCGATGACGTGCACGAAGCCGTGTTCGACCTGATGGTGAACCTGGACGCTACCGAAGAACAATTGGACTTCCCTACCCTATTTGGTTCGGGTAAAGGTGGCTGGTTCAGCCCCGACTGGAAACAAAAAACCGATAGCATCGTACCCTTGTTGGATGCCATCGTAGAACATATTCCTGCACCACACGTCACCGAAGGCAACACCCAGTTGTTGATCACTTCTCTGGATTATTCCAGCTTCATTGGTCGGATTGCCATTGGTCGCCTCAATCGTGGCACCCTCAAGGATGGCCAGTTTGTGAATTTGTGTAAAAAAGATGGTGCTTTTGTCAAAAGCCGGGTACGCGGTTTGTATGTCTTCGAAGGTTTCGAAAAAATGAAAGCGGAAGAAGTTACTGCCGGTGAAATTTGTGCACTGGTGGGCATCGAAGGTTTTGAAATTGGGGACACCATCGCTGATATCGAAAACCCCGAAGCATTGCCACCCATCACCATCGACGAGCCTACGATGAGTATGTTGTTCACCATCAACGATTCTCCGTTCTTTGGTCAGGAAGGTAAGTTTGTCACTTCTCGCCACATCAAAGAGCGTTTGGAAAAGGAACTGGAAAAAAACCTGGCCCTGCGCTTGATGGAAACCGATTCTGCTGATTCCTGGCGGGTATTTGGCCGTGGGGTATTGCACCTGGCGGTACTGATTGAAACCATGCGCCGCGAAGGTTACGAACTACAAATTGGTCAGCCACAAGTCATCATGAAACGCATCGACGGTCAGCTCCACGAACCAGTGGAAGATATGACCATCGACTTACCTGAAAACGTTTCGGGCAAAGCGATTGAAATGGTGACTCGCCGCAAAGGGATGATGACCTCTATGGAACCAAAAGGCGATCGCATGATCTTGCGCTTTGAAATTCCATCACGTGGCATCATTGGTTTGCGCAGTCAAATGTTGACCGCTACGGCTGGTGAAGCAGTAATGACCCACCGCCTGTTGAGCTTCCAGCCACACCGTGGCGAAATTCCTGGTCGTACCAACGGTTCTTTGATCAGTAAGGATCCCGGAAAATCCATTCCTTACTCCATCAACAACCTGCAAGATCGTGGTACCTTCTTCATTGGCACCAATGAAGACATCTACGAAGGCCAGGTAGTGGGCGAAAACAGCCGCCCTGGTGACATGATCATCAACCTGACCGTAACCAAAAAATTGACCAACGTACGGGCCTCTGGCTCCGATGATAAAATCCGTTTGATTCCACCCCGTCGCTTCACCCTTGAAGAGGCACTGGAATACATCCAGGAAGACGAATACGTAGAAGTAACTCCCGCTAACATCCGTTTGCGCAAGATTTATTTGAAAGAGCACGAACGCAAACGCTCCTCAAATAAGCAGACGGTTGAGTTGGTGGAAGAATAA
- a CDS encoding acyl transferase yields the protein MKQEMLFQSARSHLYELIQKVTPGNFEMLALQVFRFQARFNPLYARYLDLLHIDVPSIERLENIPCLPIQLFKQYEIKTGEWPAEQVFSSSGTTGLQTSTHAVRSLEDYTHNARLGFETFYGTLNDYCFLALLPAYLERGGSSLVYMAEQFVHLSKYPQSGFYLYDHDALRQTLAECAAKKIPTVLIGVSFALWDLAEEGGVDFPELIVMETGGMKGRRRELTRVELHDILCKGLKVKQIHSEYGMTELLSQAYSQGEGLFRPAPTMRVWAREVTDPFQVMGYERSGALNVIDLANLDTIAFISTDDLGKVYADGTFEVLGRLDAGDVRGCNLLVS from the coding sequence TTGAAACAGGAAATGTTATTTCAGTCGGCTAGGAGTCATCTATATGAACTCATCCAAAAAGTAACTCCTGGGAATTTCGAAATGCTTGCCCTTCAGGTGTTTCGTTTCCAAGCCAGGTTCAACCCCCTCTATGCCCGTTATCTGGACCTGTTGCACATCGATGTTCCAAGCATTGAACGTTTGGAAAACATCCCTTGTTTACCGATTCAGCTATTTAAACAGTACGAAATTAAGACGGGGGAATGGCCCGCTGAACAGGTTTTTTCCAGCAGCGGTACAACCGGGCTACAAACCAGCACCCACGCCGTACGCAGTCTGGAGGATTATACCCACAATGCCCGCCTGGGTTTCGAAACTTTTTACGGCACCCTGAACGATTATTGCTTTCTAGCCTTGCTGCCGGCGTACTTAGAACGTGGCGGCTCTTCTTTGGTGTATATGGCGGAGCAGTTTGTCCATTTGTCCAAATACCCGCAAAGTGGGTTTTACCTTTACGATCACGATGCCCTGCGCCAAACGCTGGCCGAATGTGCCGCTAAAAAGATCCCCACTGTATTGATCGGCGTCAGTTTTGCGCTTTGGGACCTGGCCGAAGAAGGCGGCGTCGATTTTCCGGAATTGATCGTGATGGAAACGGGCGGCATGAAAGGCCGTCGCCGGGAGTTGACCCGCGTTGAACTGCACGACATTTTGTGCAAAGGGCTCAAAGTAAAGCAAATCCACTCTGAATACGGTATGACGGAACTGTTGTCGCAAGCGTACTCACAGGGTGAAGGCCTGTTTCGTCCTGCTCCTACCATGCGGGTTTGGGCACGTGAAGTGACAGACCCTTTTCAGGTGATGGGTTATGAGCGGAGTGGTGCTTTGAATGTGATTGACCTGGCGAATCTGGATACGATTGCGTTCATCTCTACGGATGACCTGGGGAAGGTTTATGCCGATGGAACTTTTGAGGTCTTGGGGCGACTGGATGCGGGGGATGTGCGGGGGTGTAATTTGTTGGTAAGCTGA
- a CDS encoding AAA family ATPase: MKIRKLTIKNLHSLRLDAEIDFVSAPLGTSGLFAITGDTGAGKSTILDAITLALYGELPRESAYEEIISYGAATSLAELEFEHNGLLLRAKWSVHRAGGKPDGKIQAPKRELAQWDEARQEFVIIAEKAKELDQQVEKLTGLDYERFRRSVLLAQGDFAAFLHAKEGERSELLEKITGSEIYTELSKAAFAKHKQEDLRLKELQAEKSRLEILPVEEAEQLAQQVQELEQESQSLQQRIGDLRQLLQKLERKQELEADISRLDGEQLQWELAKANALPNFVRLNRFQDLRLFQPMLHRRDELDILEEHLNTQIAQLQAQISVEKQALDEQETQFARALQAVELAQLEQKKQAPVLAEAMRLDVEINTRLQPLQAQKANLAQRQIEKTTLQTQAEALLQEKNTTTERLQKVQEWLSEHPNWHQLGEILPLLQSAIKDLDETRSQHQIWSQENADTQRKKLDLQSQLNQIQTDQQQLRSQQEALKKAYQAALPTDVPQPDHELLNWLYQDLERLSTRQRHLEQLQALNDAYRVLLQEINTLEQQLESLRFRQQQLQKDLLNVFDEEQLLDEMLQFKQEVYAQQRLIANYEQDRNSLAEGAPCPLCFSTEHPFRYHTFKPFVDQARTEYEAALMDVENMRQQRQDLAAQLRDTTTQVEHLEQPLHGQLGQRLGRINELEGQRGRVFGALVGVDLSEEPHSVTEYIADTARQLQQRKAAITTLTELSKSIQDNDRALLENQQVEQKLQSHAAILDERMDQWGQQIQQASARIAQKQQELVSKLAELNVEYQTDGVALLQTLQTAKEHFQKAQERRNESERILERNAFSREQTTTDLTKLEEIIALETSAVDSAEKILQVLQNQRMVLIGEATIESLREKLQEALENAQKELQSQNQQLNQRRETSVVLATRMENLLLEQTKINQESQKTEEQLLAAAAMHGLTDLDDLKAAMLSPEEEQKIRELQDGLARQEAELQRLMQENAQQLLNLIAETSAAPEAPALAIQLEDQAAAWQKMQQTLGQLLEKLNRHEQQQQKAKTLLKTIQSQQKEYTRWAKLNDLIGSADGKKFRTFAQGLTLAKLIQLANRHLQHLNGRYVILKKTGEDLGLEIMDTFQANNRRGMRTLSGGESFLVSLALALALSELAGRDTSIQSLFIDEGFGTLDDSSLDLAISTLENLQSSGKTIGIISHVKELKERIGVQIQVKKQSDGFSQINVLNA; the protein is encoded by the coding sequence ATGAAGATCCGCAAACTCACCATAAAAAACCTCCACTCCCTGCGCCTCGATGCCGAGATTGACTTCGTCTCGGCGCCCTTGGGTACCAGTGGATTGTTTGCCATTACGGGGGATACGGGGGCGGGTAAAAGCACCATTTTGGATGCGATTACCCTGGCTTTGTACGGTGAGTTACCCCGTGAAAGCGCCTATGAAGAGATCATTTCTTATGGTGCAGCGACCAGTTTGGCCGAGTTGGAATTTGAGCACAACGGTCTGTTGTTGCGGGCCAAATGGAGTGTACACCGCGCCGGGGGCAAGCCAGATGGCAAAATCCAGGCTCCCAAACGAGAGTTGGCTCAATGGGATGAAGCACGGCAGGAATTTGTCATCATTGCCGAAAAGGCCAAAGAACTGGATCAGCAGGTTGAAAAACTCACCGGACTCGACTATGAGCGTTTTCGGCGTTCCGTACTGCTGGCTCAGGGCGATTTTGCCGCTTTTTTGCACGCCAAAGAAGGAGAGCGTAGCGAGTTGTTGGAAAAAATCACGGGTTCAGAAATCTATACCGAACTTTCGAAAGCCGCATTCGCGAAGCACAAACAAGAAGACCTGCGGCTGAAAGAACTACAAGCCGAAAAAAGCCGGCTGGAAATCCTCCCCGTCGAAGAAGCCGAACAATTGGCTCAGCAAGTACAAGAATTGGAACAAGAAAGCCAATCTTTGCAACAGCGTATTGGCGACCTGCGCCAACTGCTACAAAAACTTGAGCGCAAACAAGAATTGGAAGCGGATATCTCGCGCCTGGATGGAGAGCAGCTGCAATGGGAATTGGCCAAGGCCAATGCGCTCCCCAATTTTGTCCGTTTGAACCGCTTCCAGGATTTGCGCTTGTTTCAACCTATGCTGCACAGGCGCGACGAATTGGATATACTGGAAGAACATTTGAACACCCAGATCGCCCAATTGCAAGCCCAAATAAGTGTTGAAAAGCAAGCGCTCGATGAACAAGAAACCCAATTTGCTCGTGCTTTGCAAGCAGTAGAATTGGCCCAATTGGAGCAAAAAAAACAAGCGCCAGTTCTGGCGGAAGCCATGCGTCTGGATGTAGAAATTAATACCCGCCTTCAACCTTTGCAGGCCCAAAAAGCCAATCTTGCCCAACGACAAATTGAAAAAACGACCCTGCAAACCCAGGCCGAGGCACTACTGCAAGAAAAAAACACCACTACTGAACGTTTACAGAAAGTTCAGGAGTGGTTGAGCGAACACCCCAACTGGCACCAACTCGGCGAAATCTTGCCCTTGCTGCAAAGTGCCATCAAAGACCTGGACGAAACCAGAAGCCAGCACCAAATCTGGTCACAGGAAAATGCGGATACCCAACGCAAGAAACTGGACTTACAAAGCCAGTTGAACCAAATCCAGACCGATCAGCAACAACTTCGCAGCCAGCAAGAAGCCCTCAAAAAGGCTTACCAGGCAGCTTTGCCCACTGATGTACCACAACCAGATCACGAATTATTGAATTGGTTGTACCAGGACCTTGAGCGATTGAGTACCCGGCAACGCCATCTGGAACAATTGCAAGCACTCAACGATGCCTATCGCGTCTTGCTTCAAGAAATTAATACGCTGGAGCAACAATTGGAATCCTTGCGCTTTCGCCAGCAACAGTTGCAAAAAGACTTGCTCAATGTTTTTGATGAAGAGCAATTGCTGGATGAAATGTTACAATTCAAGCAGGAGGTATACGCCCAACAGCGTCTGATTGCCAATTATGAGCAGGACCGCAACAGTTTGGCCGAAGGAGCGCCTTGCCCTTTGTGTTTTTCGACCGAACATCCCTTTCGGTACCATACCTTCAAACCTTTTGTGGATCAGGCGCGCACCGAATACGAAGCTGCGTTGATGGATGTTGAAAACATGCGTCAACAGCGCCAGGACCTGGCCGCCCAATTGCGCGACACCACTACACAGGTAGAGCACCTGGAACAACCCCTGCATGGCCAACTAGGCCAACGACTGGGGCGCATCAACGAACTGGAAGGCCAACGTGGGCGAGTGTTTGGCGCATTGGTGGGGGTTGATCTCAGCGAAGAGCCCCATTCGGTGACGGAGTACATCGCGGATACGGCCCGTCAGTTGCAGCAGCGCAAAGCCGCCATTACAACCCTGACTGAGCTTTCAAAGTCTATCCAGGATAATGACCGGGCTTTGTTGGAAAACCAGCAAGTTGAGCAAAAATTGCAATCGCATGCGGCGATTCTGGACGAAAGAATGGATCAATGGGGGCAACAAATCCAACAGGCCTCTGCACGGATTGCTCAAAAGCAGCAAGAGCTGGTGTCTAAATTAGCCGAACTGAATGTGGAGTACCAAACCGATGGTGTGGCGCTTTTGCAAACTTTACAAACAGCCAAAGAGCACTTCCAAAAAGCACAGGAGCGACGCAACGAATCCGAGCGCATTCTCGAACGCAATGCTTTCAGCCGTGAGCAGACCACGACAGATTTGACTAAGCTCGAAGAAATCATTGCCCTCGAAACCAGCGCTGTCGATTCGGCGGAAAAAATACTGCAGGTGTTGCAAAACCAACGCATGGTTTTAATCGGTGAGGCCACGATCGAGTCCTTGCGCGAAAAACTACAGGAAGCGCTGGAAAATGCCCAAAAAGAATTACAAAGTCAAAATCAGCAGTTGAACCAGCGGCGGGAAACCAGCGTTGTTTTGGCAACCCGCATGGAAAATTTGTTGTTGGAACAAACCAAAATCAATCAGGAATCCCAAAAGACGGAAGAACAGCTGTTGGCTGCTGCTGCCATGCATGGCCTAACCGATCTGGATGACTTAAAAGCAGCCATGTTGAGCCCGGAAGAGGAACAAAAAATCCGTGAACTACAAGATGGTTTGGCGCGACAAGAAGCTGAATTACAACGTTTGATGCAGGAAAATGCCCAGCAATTGTTGAATTTAATCGCAGAAACCAGCGCGGCCCCTGAGGCACCAGCATTGGCAATTCAACTAGAGGATCAAGCAGCCGCCTGGCAAAAAATGCAACAAACCCTGGGGCAACTCTTGGAAAAACTCAACCGCCACGAACAACAGCAACAAAAAGCCAAAACGCTGCTCAAAACCATCCAGTCTCAACAAAAGGAATACACACGTTGGGCCAAACTGAATGATTTGATTGGCTCTGCCGACGGCAAAAAATTCCGCACCTTTGCTCAAGGTCTTACTTTGGCTAAACTCATTCAATTGGCCAATCGGCACTTGCAACACTTGAATGGTCGTTATGTGATTTTGAAAAAAACGGGTGAAGACCTTGGCCTCGAAATCATGGATACTTTCCAGGCCAACAACCGTCGGGGCATGCGGACACTGTCCGGTGGAGAGAGTTTTTTGGTGAGTTTGGCCCTGGCCCTGGCTTTATCTGAATTGGCGGGCCGCGATACGTCCATACAATCCTTGTTCATCGATGAAGGCTTTGGAACGCTGGACGACAGCAGCCTCGATCTGGCCATTTCTACGCTTGAAAACCTCCAGTCCAGTGGGAAAACCATCGGCATTATTTCCCACGTCAAAGAGCTGAAGGAACGAATTGGGGTGCAGATTCAAGTAAAAAAACAGAGCGATGGGTTTAGTCAAATCAACGTGTTGAATGCGTAG
- the nspC gene encoding carboxynorspermidine decarboxylase, giving the protein MIDYAKVPSPAYVLDEARLRRNLELIQHVQQESGASVILALKGFSMWRVFPMVKQYLAGATASSLHEARLIFEEMGVPAHTYSPAYLPAQFEEVMGYSSHITFNSIAQYARYREQLQQAKQSISPGLRVNPEFSVVETDLYNPSAPGSRLGEMVENLGGKLPEGIEGLHIHTLCESSAEDLENLIKSVEQRFGAFFPQLQWINFGGGHLMTRQGYDVERLIKVLQAFRARHPQLEVILEPGSAIAWETGELVTTVLDVINSRGIKTAILDVSFTAHMPDTLEMPYRPKVLGATDPVDGKPTYRLGGSSCLAGDFMTEYSFEQELKPGDRLVLWDMIHYTMVKTTTFNGVKHPDICIWHEDDTLEVVKKYEYEDFRNRLS; this is encoded by the coding sequence ATGATAGATTACGCTAAAGTTCCCTCCCCCGCCTACGTCCTCGATGAAGCCCGCCTACGCCGCAACCTGGAACTGATCCAGCACGTGCAGCAGGAGTCGGGAGCCTCGGTCATACTGGCGCTCAAAGGATTTTCCATGTGGAGGGTTTTTCCCATGGTAAAACAATACCTGGCGGGGGCAACGGCCAGTTCGCTGCACGAGGCCAGACTCATTTTTGAAGAAATGGGCGTGCCTGCGCATACCTACTCCCCCGCGTATTTGCCCGCCCAGTTTGAGGAGGTCATGGGCTACAGCAGCCACATTACCTTCAACTCGATTGCCCAATACGCGCGTTACCGGGAGCAATTGCAGCAGGCCAAACAGTCCATTTCCCCGGGACTGCGGGTCAATCCAGAGTTTTCAGTAGTGGAAACGGATTTGTACAATCCTTCAGCCCCGGGTTCACGTTTGGGCGAAATGGTCGAAAACCTGGGTGGAAAATTACCCGAAGGCATTGAAGGTTTACACATTCATACCCTCTGCGAATCCAGTGCTGAGGATTTGGAAAATTTGATCAAAAGTGTCGAACAGCGCTTTGGGGCGTTTTTTCCCCAATTGCAGTGGATCAATTTTGGGGGTGGCCACCTGATGACCCGTCAGGGCTACGATGTGGAGCGTTTGATCAAGGTGTTGCAAGCTTTCCGAGCCAGACATCCGCAATTGGAAGTCATCCTCGAACCGGGCAGCGCCATTGCCTGGGAAACGGGTGAACTGGTGACTACCGTACTTGATGTGATCAACAGCAGAGGTATCAAAACTGCGATTCTGGATGTATCTTTCACGGCGCACATGCCCGATACCCTGGAAATGCCCTATCGGCCCAAGGTGCTCGGCGCTACTGATCCGGTGGACGGGAAACCTACTTACCGCCTGGGCGGCTCCAGTTGCCTGGCAGGAGACTTCATGACCGAATACTCCTTTGAGCAGGAACTAAAACCTGGCGACCGACTGGTGTTGTGGGACATGATCCATTATACCATGGTCAAAACTACGACCTTCAACGGGGTAAAACACCCGGACATCTGCATCTGGCACGAGGATGATACGCTGGAAGTGGTGAAAAAATATGAGTACGAGGATTTTCGGAATCGCTTATCGTGA
- a CDS encoding saccharopine dehydrogenase family protein, whose protein sequence is MSKVLIIGAGGVGRVVVYKCAQHPEVFSEILVASRTKSKCDVIVNDVKRDTGHQNITTAGVDAEDVPALVALIRSFQPKLVIHVALPYQDLTIMEACLQTGVNYLDTANYEPKDEAKFEYSWQWALQDRFKQAGLTAILGCGFDPGVTGVFTAYAAKHYFDEMHYLDIIDANAGSHGKAFATNFNPEINIREVTQKGRYWENGQWIYTEPHEIWKDINYPDVGPKRSYVIYHEELESLVKNYPTLKRARFWMTFGDEYLTHLRVIQNIGMAGIEPVKYKGIDVIPLEFLKAVLPDPGDLGENYTGQTSIGCRIRGIKDGQPRNYYIWNNCQHQDAYKETGTQGVSYTTGVPAMLGAKMFLEGHWGGAGVFNVEEFNPDPFLAELGKVGLPWHEEHNGDLEFEY, encoded by the coding sequence ATGTCCAAAGTACTCATCATTGGCGCGGGTGGGGTAGGCCGGGTTGTGGTCTACAAATGCGCTCAACATCCGGAAGTATTCTCAGAAATCCTGGTGGCCAGCCGCACCAAATCCAAGTGCGACGTGATTGTCAACGATGTAAAACGCGATACGGGTCACCAAAACATCACCACTGCCGGGGTAGACGCCGAGGATGTGCCGGCACTGGTGGCGTTGATCCGCAGTTTTCAACCCAAACTGGTGATCCACGTGGCCCTGCCTTATCAGGATTTGACCATCATGGAAGCCTGTCTGCAAACGGGGGTAAACTACCTGGATACCGCCAACTATGAACCCAAGGACGAAGCCAAATTTGAATACTCCTGGCAATGGGCTTTGCAAGACCGCTTCAAACAAGCGGGTTTGACCGCCATCCTGGGTTGTGGTTTTGACCCTGGCGTCACGGGCGTATTTACTGCCTATGCCGCCAAGCACTACTTTGATGAGATGCACTACCTCGACATCATCGATGCCAACGCGGGTAGCCATGGCAAAGCTTTTGCCACCAACTTCAACCCCGAGATCAACATCCGCGAAGTGACCCAAAAAGGCCGCTACTGGGAAAATGGCCAATGGATTTACACCGAGCCACACGAAATCTGGAAAGACATCAATTATCCCGACGTAGGCCCCAAGCGCTCCTACGTGATTTACCACGAAGAACTGGAGTCTCTGGTTAAAAACTACCCGACCCTCAAGCGCGCCCGCTTCTGGATGACCTTCGGCGACGAATACCTGACCCACTTGCGGGTGATCCAAAACATCGGCATGGCGGGCATCGAACCCGTCAAGTACAAGGGCATCGACGTAATCCCGCTCGAATTCCTCAAAGCCGTATTGCCCGATCCCGGCGATTTGGGTGAAAATTATACCGGCCAAACCTCCATTGGTTGCCGCATCCGGGGCATCAAAGATGGCCAGCCGCGCAACTATTACATCTGGAACAACTGCCAGCACCAGGATGCCTACAAGGAAACGGGTACCCAGGGCGTATCGTACACTACGGGCGTTCCGGCCATGTTGGGTGCCAAAATGTTCCTCGAAGGCCACTGGGGCGGGGCAGGGGTGTTCAACGTCGAAGAATTTAACCCCGATCCTTTCCTCGCTGAATTGGGCAAAGTTGGTTTGCCCTGGCATGAGGAACACAACGGGGATTTGGAATTCGAATATTAA